In one window of Streptomyces roseofulvus DNA:
- a CDS encoding acylphosphatase, with translation MSDDVRMTAWVRGRVQGVGFRWFTRANALEIGDLRGFALNLDDGRVQVVAEGPSDNCHRLLDWLRSDDTPGRVDGVTEIWGTPRGGYDGFAIR, from the coding sequence ATGAGCGACGACGTACGGATGACCGCCTGGGTGCGCGGGCGAGTACAGGGAGTGGGCTTCCGCTGGTTCACCAGGGCAAACGCCCTGGAGATCGGTGACCTCAGGGGCTTCGCCCTGAACCTCGACGACGGCCGGGTACAGGTGGTCGCCGAGGGCCCGAGTGACAATTGCCACCGTCTTCTCGACTGGCTGCGGTCCGATGACACGCCCGGCCGCGTGGACGGCGTCACCGAGATATGGGGCACCCCCCGCGGCGGCTACGACGGCTTCGCCATCCGCTGA